In the Quercus lobata isolate SW786 chromosome 5, ValleyOak3.0 Primary Assembly, whole genome shotgun sequence genome, one interval contains:
- the LOC115991061 gene encoding uncharacterized protein LOC115991061 translates to MFMDANFSQERGSQRDDDGAKRVFFGGERFLEGISGQAYITVQRTELNCPLGLEVQLHITEAVCPALSEPGLRALLRFLTGLYVCLNRGDVDSKAQQRSTEAAGRSLVSIVVDHIFLCIKDAEFQLELLMQSLLFSRVFFNDLLNFLVTSSYCFIQVFFG, encoded by the exons ATGTTTATGGATGCAAATTTTTCTCAAGAGAGAGGAAGCCAAAGAGATGATGATGGTGCAAAGCGAGTTTTTTTTGGCGGAGAGCGCTTTCTTGAAGGAATATCGGGACAAGCTTAT ATCACAGTGCAAAGGACTGAACTAAACTGTCCACTTGGGCTTGAGGTCCAGTTACATATTACAGAAGCTGTTTGTCCTGCATTAAGTGAGCCAG GACTACGTGCTCTTCTACGATTCTTGACTGGATTATATGTCTGTTTAAATAGAGGAGATGTTGATTCAAAGGCCCAGCAG CGATCTACTGAAGCAGCAGGACGTTCTCTAGTCTCTATTGTTGTGGACCACATATTTCTCTGCATTAAAGATGCTG AGTTCCAGCTTGAACTTTTGATGCAGTCACTCTTATTTTCACGGGTATTTTTTAATGACTTACTCAACTTCTTGGTGACATCATCTTACTGTTTTATCCaagttttttttggttaa